One window of Doryrhamphus excisus isolate RoL2022-K1 chromosome 13, RoL_Dexc_1.0, whole genome shotgun sequence genomic DNA carries:
- the LOC131139936 gene encoding uncharacterized protein LOC131139936: MKGSVRSALLVADQPLAEEGLLAIRRRNHPQHQNHGVLQQNADLLKYDKEEYDGGERLIRESALEKFPQVRETSEESISNEFEEKGSGYEVDNLKEEQEGQNAGQLGQVNPTKGEALHECLQPEQMLASQVTEQGDVQHYDAKGDEEKRNRTNGTEEAARTKFSEVHNNDEQGDDKDLIWYFSWRCPDELGMHGGQVISI, encoded by the exons ATGAAAG GTTCCGTAAGGAGTGCGTTGTTGGTTGCCGATCAGCCGCTTGCAGAGGAAGGCTTACTTGCCATCAGGAGACGGAATCATCCTCAACATCAGAATCATGGCGTCTTGCAGCAAAATGCAGACTTACTTAAATATGATAAAGAAGAGTATGATGGGGGAGAGAGGCTGATTCGTGAATCTGCACTCGAAAAATTTCCCCAGGTGAGGGAGACATCAGAAGAGAGCATTTCAAATGAGTTTGAAGAGAAAGGATCAGGATATGAAGTGGACAACTTGAAGGAAGAACAAGAAGGACAGAATGCAGGGCAGCTGGGCCAAGTCAATCCAACAAAAGGGGAAGCACTGCATGAATGTCTGCAGCCGGAgcaaatgttagcatcacaAGTCACAGAGCAGGGAGATGTGCAGCATTATGATGCTAAAGGTGATGAAGAAAAGCGGAATCGCACAAATGGGACGGAGGAGGCTGCAAGAACAAAGTTCTCTGAGGTCCACAACAATGATGAGCAAGGAGATGACAAAGACCTGATCTGGTATTTCTCATGGAG gTGTCCGGATGAACTGGGgatgcacggcggacaagtgatTAGCatatag
- the LOC131140708 gene encoding zona pellucida sperm-binding protein 3-like: protein MKRRHLYFICCLFAFVRLNVFSSAFRRNKASKIPKDKLSTSNKIPGPVLMPQIGSQSHHPTSAPRSTRTRFDFTYLPDVSVSCSTSDIVVRVKPSFYGFGADESELKLGSSCRSNGVLRPYGDFIFTYPLTACDPGREVTRDFLVYRYTLHYEPSNKTPLIDVGIECRYQRYHHVYQLAVKPTWQTALVRKNLKTRQNEFLIQLMDDSWNNPVKHQVYQLGQKVHIQVSAPHLQTGRKLYINSCHASIASGSSSSQKYTIIGHLGCMLDSKRDPGGASQFISHTNKTLRFSFKAFQFNSDPDKEISIHCKLFVTSEKPGPARKSCTYRQGRWVLNLNKYSMYFQVD, encoded by the exons ATGAAAAGAAGACATCTTTACTTTATCTGTTGCCTTTTCGCATTTGTACGCCTTAATGTCTTTTCGTCAGCTTTCAGGCGAAACAAAGCTAGCAAAATCCCAAAAGACAAACTGTCAACATCAAACAAGATTCCTGGGCCGGTCTTAATGCCTCAAATTGGTTCGCAAAGCCACCACCCAACATCAGCACCCAGGTCGACCAGGACCCGGTTCGACTTTACTTACCTTCCAGACGTCTCTGTTTCTTGTTCTACGTCCGACATTGTTGTTCGGGTCAAGCCGTCTTTCTACGGGTTCGGCGCGGACGAGTCGGAGCTCAAACTGGGAAGCAGCTGCAGAAGCAACGGTGTTCTCAGACCATACGGAGACTTCATCTTCACTTACCCGCTGACGGCGTGTGACCCCGGGCGTGAG GTAACGCGCGACTTCTTGGTCTACAGATACACTCTCCACTATGAACCTTCAAATAAGACGCCTCTGATTGACGTCGGCATTGAATGTCGTTATCAGAG GTACCACCATGTGTACCAACTGGCAGTCAAGCCCACATGGCAAACTGCTCTTGTGCGTAAAAACCTGAAAACACGTCAAAATGAATTCCTAATCCAGCTGATGGATG ATTCATGGAATAACCCGGTTAAACATCAGGTGTACCAACTTGGTCAGAAGGTTCACATCCAAGTCTCGGCTCCACATCTCCAGACTGGAAGGAAATTATACATCAACAGCTGCCATGCTTCAATCGCTAGTGGCTCTTCATCATCCCAGAAATACACAATCATTGGACATTTAGG TTGCATGCTGGACAGCAAACGGGACCCTGGAGGGGCCTCTCAGTTCATCTCTCACACAAACAAGACCTTGAGATTCTCATTCAAAGCCTTCCAGTTCAATTCTGACCCAGACAAAGAG ATCAGCATTCACTGCAAATTATTTGTCACATCAGAGAAGCCAGGTCCGGCACGTAAATCATGCACCTATAGGCAGGGCAGGTGGGTGTTAAATCTAAATAAGTATTCCATGTACTTTCAAGTGGATTGA